The Streptomyces aurantiacus genome includes a region encoding these proteins:
- a CDS encoding HAD family hydrolase: MGMHGATHIVWDWNGTLFHDNTAIIGATNAAFAEMGMPPITLERYRELYCVPVPKFYERLTGRLPSDEEWEAMDVIFHRYYAEHRVACGLTDGVPGLLAEWASAGRSQSILSMYGHDELVPLVRGFGIEPHFLRVDGRTGPSGGSKAEHMVRHVRALTGVEPARTVVIGDAADDAIAARHVGAKAVLYTGGSHSRASLEGVGVPVVDTLEEAVTVAEWLAA; this comes from the coding sequence ATGGGGATGCACGGAGCGACACACATCGTCTGGGACTGGAACGGGACGCTGTTCCACGACAACACGGCAATCATCGGCGCGACAAACGCGGCGTTCGCCGAGATGGGCATGCCGCCGATCACGCTGGAGAGGTACCGGGAGCTGTACTGCGTACCCGTACCGAAGTTCTACGAGCGGCTGACCGGGCGGCTGCCGTCGGACGAGGAGTGGGAGGCCATGGACGTGATCTTCCACCGGTACTACGCGGAGCACCGGGTGGCGTGCGGGCTCACCGACGGGGTGCCGGGACTGCTCGCCGAGTGGGCATCGGCCGGCCGGAGCCAGTCGATCCTGAGCATGTACGGGCACGACGAACTCGTCCCGCTGGTGCGCGGGTTCGGTATCGAGCCGCATTTCCTGCGGGTCGACGGGCGGACCGGGCCGTCCGGCGGCAGCAAGGCCGAGCACATGGTGCGCCATGTGAGAGCGCTGACGGGAGTGGAGCCGGCCCGCACGGTGGTGATCGGGGACGCGGCGGACGACGCGATCGCGGCGCGGCACGTGGGAGCGAAGGCCGTGCTCTACACCGGCGGGTCGCACAGCCGGGCCAGTCTCGAAGGGGTCGGCGTGCCCGTGGTGGACACCCTGGAGGAAGCCGTGACGGTGGCCGAGTGGCTGGCGGCGTGA